Proteins from one Flavobacterium sp. N2038 genomic window:
- a CDS encoding sensor histidine kinase, with amino-acid sequence MKIKHQLAIFNALTRLLVILILWLMLPILVENVVYRHINNGLIEKKKKFIDHLDKNEINDFIENSDDSTETYSQFSTLHSEFLVLSRMPVKPKQKKTTFSNEYRTIEGEENEYRILQYHFTYEGEDYQLEIGSSLSEVNDLTFIIRFFIIIVLVVILLVTFLADTVYIEYLLKPFYKIIDTKIRRVNEPEAFDHTPINAKSRDFRELDLVLNQMMDRIAELFKKEKQFISNVSHELLTPIALLKNKFENLLQNDSLDDNAFDKIAGSLKTLDMLKKIINNLLLISRIENNQYEANEAIDFSEIVNELQEDLQDRIEDREIRFLNNMQHHYSFTGNKTLIHILFYNLVTNAIKYNKPNGTITVADGFADERYFVSISDTGVGLSESQLEKIFNRFTRISSDQDGQGLGLAIAESIGSFHHIEIKVTSVLNEGTVFMLLLPEAPKHN; translated from the coding sequence GTGAAAATAAAACATCAATTAGCCATTTTTAATGCACTGACAAGATTGTTGGTGATTTTGATTTTATGGTTAATGCTTCCTATTTTGGTAGAAAATGTAGTCTACAGGCATATTAATAATGGCCTTATTGAAAAAAAGAAAAAATTTATTGATCATCTGGATAAAAATGAAATTAATGATTTTATCGAGAACTCTGATGATTCGACCGAAACATATTCGCAGTTTTCTACCTTGCACAGCGAATTTCTTGTACTTTCGAGAATGCCTGTCAAACCCAAGCAAAAAAAGACAACTTTTAGCAATGAATATCGAACGATAGAGGGGGAGGAAAACGAATATAGAATTCTGCAATATCATTTTACCTATGAAGGAGAAGATTATCAACTAGAAATAGGCAGTAGTCTTAGTGAAGTAAATGATCTTACCTTTATCATCAGGTTTTTTATTATTATAGTTTTGGTGGTTATTCTGTTAGTTACTTTTCTGGCCGATACGGTTTACATTGAATATCTTCTTAAGCCATTTTATAAAATTATTGATACCAAAATAAGGCGAGTCAATGAGCCAGAAGCCTTTGATCATACGCCGATTAATGCAAAATCGAGAGATTTTCGTGAGCTCGATCTGGTTTTAAATCAAATGATGGATCGAATTGCTGAGCTTTTCAAAAAAGAAAAGCAATTTATTTCAAATGTTTCTCATGAATTGCTGACGCCAATTGCTTTGCTAAAAAATAAATTCGAGAATTTACTGCAGAATGATTCTTTAGATGATAATGCTTTTGATAAAATCGCAGGTTCGTTAAAAACATTAGATATGTTGAAGAAGATAATTAATAATTTGTTACTGATTTCCAGAATTGAAAACAATCAATATGAAGCAAACGAAGCTATTGATTTTTCTGAAATAGTAAATGAACTGCAGGAAGATTTACAGGATAGAATAGAGGATAGGGAAATACGGTTTTTGAACAATATGCAGCATCATTATAGTTTTACGGGGAATAAAACGCTGATTCATATTTTGTTTTATAATTTGGTGACCAATGCGATAAAATACAATAAACCAAATGGTACAATTACAGTTGCGGATGGTTTTGCAGATGAAAGGTATTTTGTTTCTATTTCGGATACAGGCGTTGGATTGAGTGAATCTCAACTTGAAAAAATATTTAACCGGTTTACCCGTATCAGTTCAGATCAGGATGGTCAGGGCTTGGGACTTGCGATTGCTGAGAGTATTGGTTCTTTTCATCATATAGAAATAAAAGTCACTTCCGTTTTAAACGAAGGCACTGTGTTTATGTTATTGCTTCCTGAGGCGCCAAAACATAATTAA
- a CDS encoding metallophosphoesterase — translation MILKFIILCVLFLLLEFYSYQAVRTLIKLRWILISYQIISFLLLAFILYSFSQVDRSVGQTKQFMFTTGLMLLIYVPKIVMTLILFGEDIFRIGASILNYFIYNTPRKEMMPDRRKFVSQIALGLAAVPFLSLIYGIFEGKYNFKVIKQTVFFPDLPDAFDGFKITQISDVHSGSFDNPEKINYAIDLINQQESDMILFTGDIVNTHAKEMHPWLETFSRIKDYKYGKFSVLGNHDYGEYVTWPSEKQKDENFEEIKSLYGKIGFKLMLNEHTYIEKGNDKIALIGVENWGVNFKKAGDLNKASQNVDQNDFKVLMSHDPSHWDAEIKDHPKKFHLTLAGHTHGMQFGIEIPGYFKWSLAQYIYKQWAGLYENAGRYVYVNRGFGFHAYPGRVGIMPEITVIELKKGNNVA, via the coding sequence ATGATCCTTAAATTTATAATTCTTTGTGTCCTTTTTCTGCTTCTCGAGTTTTATTCCTATCAAGCTGTTCGTACCCTTATAAAATTAAGATGGATTTTAATAAGCTACCAGATTATTAGTTTTTTGCTGTTAGCATTTATTCTGTACTCTTTTTCTCAGGTGGACCGATCAGTTGGTCAAACCAAACAGTTTATGTTTACAACAGGTTTGATGCTGCTTATATACGTTCCAAAGATTGTAATGACACTGATTTTATTTGGCGAAGATATTTTTAGAATAGGTGCAAGTATTTTAAATTATTTTATTTACAATACTCCAAGAAAAGAAATGATGCCAGATCGACGAAAATTTGTCAGTCAGATTGCATTGGGATTGGCTGCCGTACCTTTTTTGTCTTTGATTTATGGAATTTTTGAAGGAAAATATAATTTTAAAGTCATCAAACAAACGGTTTTTTTTCCGGATCTTCCGGATGCTTTTGATGGTTTTAAAATCACTCAGATTTCTGATGTTCACAGTGGGAGTTTTGATAATCCTGAAAAAATAAATTATGCGATTGACTTAATAAACCAACAAGAATCCGATATGATTTTGTTTACCGGTGACATCGTAAATACACATGCAAAAGAAATGCATCCTTGGCTGGAAACATTTAGTCGAATTAAAGATTATAAGTATGGAAAGTTTTCTGTTTTAGGAAATCATGATTATGGTGAATATGTTACCTGGCCATCTGAGAAACAGAAAGATGAAAATTTTGAGGAAATTAAAAGTCTTTACGGAAAGATCGGTTTTAAGTTAATGCTGAATGAACATACCTACATTGAGAAAGGGAATGATAAAATTGCTTTGATTGGAGTAGAGAACTGGGGTGTAAATTTTAAGAAAGCCGGAGATTTAAATAAGGCTTCACAAAATGTAGATCAGAATGATTTTAAAGTCCTAATGAGCCACGATCCAAGTCACTGGGATGCCGAAATCAAAGACCATCCTAAAAAGTTTCATCTAACGCTGGCAGGCCATACACACGGAATGCAGTTTGGAATTGAAATTCCGGGATATTTTAAATGGAGTCTTGCACAATATATTTATAAACAATGGGCTGGCTTATATGAAAACGCTGGAAGATACGTTTATGTTAACCGCGGATTTGGTTTTCACGCCTATCCGGGAAGAGTTGGAATCATGCCGGAAATCACAGTCATTGAACTAAAAAAAGGCAACAATGTGGCTTAA
- the rplM gene encoding 50S ribosomal protein L13, whose protein sequence is MDALSYKTVSASKATVTKEWIVVDAEGHNLGRLASKVAMILRGKYKPSYTPHVDCGDNVIVINSEKINLTGTKMNDKIYMRHTGYPGGQRTLTAKVLQAKNPALLVEKAVKGMLPKNKLGAELFRNLNVVVGAEHTHGAQKPRTVNLNDLK, encoded by the coding sequence ATGGACGCATTAAGCTACAAAACAGTTTCAGCTAGCAAAGCCACTGTAACTAAAGAGTGGATTGTTGTTGACGCTGAAGGTCATAACTTAGGACGTCTTGCTTCAAAGGTTGCAATGATCTTAAGAGGTAAGTACAAACCAAGTTACACACCGCACGTTGACTGTGGAGATAACGTAATTGTTATCAACTCAGAAAAAATTAACCTTACAGGTACAAAAATGAATGACAAAATTTACATGCGTCATACAGGTTACCCAGGAGGACAAAGAACTTTAACTGCTAAAGTATTGCAAGCTAAAAACCCTGCATTATTAGTAGAAAAAGCTGTAAAAGGAATGTTACCTAAAAACAAATTAGGAGCTGAACTTTTTAGAAATCTAAATGTTGTTGTAGGTGCTGAGCATACTCACGGAGCTCAAAAACCTAGAACTGTTAACCTAAACGATCTTAAGTAA
- the polA gene encoding DNA polymerase I, translating into MSTQKRLFLLDAYALIFRGYYAFIKNPRINSKGMDTSAIMGFMNSLLDVIKREKPDHLAVAFDKGGSQLRNEIFPEYKANRDVTPEAIKIAVPYICELLKAMHIPIIEVAGFEADDLIGTIAKQAEKQNYKVFMVTPDKDFAQLVSENIFMYKPARMGNGIEIWGVPEVLEKFEIERPEQVIDFLGMMGDAADNIPGLPGVGEVTAKKLLKEFGTMENLLANTDKLKGKMKENIEANKEKGLLSKTLATILLDCPVTFDETDYELTRPDIEKTDAIFQELEFRRMAEQFDNLFKTDGTQTAAPEVSDAKLYKKAQPKNDDQFDLFGGATTDEGTETQRTSFYNTLSDTPHSYQTIQGDLGIKLLLQNLQNQPSVCFDTETTGIDALHAELVGMSFAFEKGKAFYVPFPESREEAQALVDKFIPFFENENIEKIGQNLKYDLKILSNYGVTVKGKLFDTMIAHYLINPDMRHNMDILAETYLKYSPKPIEDLIGKKGKNQLSMRDVPLEDIKEYAAEDADITLQLKEIFTTELDKTETKKLFDEIEIPLVSVLAAMETEGIRLDVDFLSAMSKEMDVEIKSLEQQIYETAGEKFNLASPKQLGDILFDKMKIGGAKQKKTKTGQYATGEEVLTYLANDNPIVKQILDWRQMVKLQSTYILALPEQVDKKTLRVHTDYMQTVAATGRLSSNNPNLQNIPIRTERGRQIRKAFVARDENHTLISADYSQIELRIIAALSGEENMIKAFQDGEDIHRSTAAKVFDVALEDVTREQRSNAKTVNFGIIYGVSAFGLSNQTSLSRSESAALIEAYYKTYPRLRSYINEQIEFAREKGYVQTILGRRRYLKDINSANAVVRSAAERNAVNAPIQGSAADVIKIAMINIHKKLQEENWKSKMLLQVHDELVFDVHNDELEKIQPMIKHEMENAFKMAVPLEVELGLGKDWLEAH; encoded by the coding sequence ATGTCAACTCAAAAACGCCTTTTTCTTCTAGATGCTTATGCATTAATTTTTCGTGGTTATTATGCCTTCATAAAAAACCCGAGAATCAACTCAAAAGGAATGGATACATCTGCAATTATGGGTTTTATGAACTCGCTTTTGGATGTTATTAAAAGAGAAAAACCAGATCATCTTGCTGTTGCTTTTGACAAAGGCGGAAGTCAGCTGCGAAATGAAATATTCCCGGAATACAAAGCAAATCGTGATGTTACGCCAGAAGCGATAAAAATTGCCGTACCTTATATTTGTGAATTATTAAAAGCAATGCATATTCCTATTATTGAAGTAGCCGGTTTTGAAGCCGATGATTTAATTGGAACTATTGCAAAACAAGCTGAAAAACAAAACTATAAAGTTTTTATGGTGACTCCCGATAAGGATTTTGCCCAATTGGTTTCTGAAAATATTTTCATGTACAAACCGGCCCGAATGGGTAATGGAATCGAAATTTGGGGTGTTCCTGAAGTTTTAGAGAAATTTGAAATCGAAAGACCTGAACAAGTAATAGACTTTTTGGGAATGATGGGTGATGCTGCCGATAATATTCCAGGACTTCCGGGAGTTGGTGAAGTGACCGCCAAAAAACTTCTAAAAGAATTTGGTACAATGGAAAATCTTTTGGCAAATACAGATAAGCTAAAAGGGAAGATGAAAGAAAATATCGAAGCCAATAAAGAAAAAGGGTTGCTTTCTAAAACACTGGCCACTATTTTACTAGACTGTCCTGTAACTTTTGACGAGACTGATTATGAATTAACACGTCCGGATATTGAAAAAACGGATGCTATTTTCCAGGAACTGGAATTTAGAAGAATGGCGGAACAGTTTGATAATTTGTTCAAAACAGATGGAACCCAAACTGCCGCACCAGAAGTTTCTGATGCCAAATTATATAAAAAAGCACAACCTAAAAATGACGATCAGTTTGATCTTTTTGGAGGCGCTACTACAGATGAAGGAACAGAAACACAGAGAACTTCTTTCTACAATACATTATCAGACACACCTCACTCCTACCAGACTATTCAGGGAGATTTAGGTATAAAATTGCTTTTACAAAATTTACAGAATCAGCCTTCAGTTTGTTTTGATACTGAAACAACAGGAATTGATGCTTTGCATGCAGAACTTGTTGGAATGTCTTTTGCCTTCGAAAAAGGAAAAGCATTTTACGTTCCGTTTCCTGAAAGCCGAGAAGAAGCACAAGCTTTAGTCGATAAATTTATTCCGTTTTTTGAAAATGAAAACATCGAAAAAATTGGACAGAATTTAAAATACGATTTGAAAATTCTTTCAAATTATGGTGTTACGGTAAAAGGAAAACTTTTTGACACGATGATTGCACATTATCTGATCAATCCGGATATGCGTCATAATATGGATATTTTAGCCGAAACTTATTTAAAATATTCTCCAAAACCAATTGAAGACTTAATTGGTAAAAAAGGAAAAAATCAGCTTTCGATGCGTGATGTTCCTTTAGAAGATATTAAAGAATATGCCGCCGAAGATGCCGATATTACTTTACAATTAAAAGAAATCTTCACAACCGAATTAGACAAAACAGAAACTAAAAAACTTTTTGATGAAATCGAAATTCCGTTAGTAAGTGTTTTGGCTGCAATGGAAACTGAAGGAATTCGTCTGGATGTTGATTTCCTTAGCGCTATGTCTAAAGAAATGGATGTTGAAATCAAATCTTTAGAGCAACAAATTTATGAAACAGCTGGCGAGAAATTTAATCTTGCTTCTCCAAAACAATTAGGGGACATTCTGTTTGATAAAATGAAAATTGGCGGTGCAAAACAAAAGAAAACCAAAACAGGTCAATATGCAACCGGAGAAGAAGTCTTAACTTATTTAGCCAACGATAATCCAATCGTAAAACAAATTCTGGACTGGCGCCAAATGGTAAAATTACAAAGTACTTATATCTTGGCTTTACCAGAACAGGTGGACAAAAAAACATTAAGAGTACATACGGATTACATGCAAACTGTTGCTGCAACAGGGCGTTTAAGTTCCAATAATCCAAACTTGCAAAATATTCCAATTCGTACTGAAAGAGGACGTCAGATTCGTAAAGCTTTTGTGGCTCGCGACGAAAATCACACTTTAATCTCTGCCGATTACTCGCAGATTGAATTAAGAATTATTGCTGCCCTAAGTGGTGAAGAAAACATGATTAAAGCTTTTCAGGACGGAGAAGACATTCACAGGTCTACCGCTGCAAAAGTTTTTGATGTTGCGCTAGAGGATGTAACTCGTGAACAAAGAAGTAATGCTAAAACAGTAAACTTCGGAATTATATATGGTGTTTCTGCTTTTGGACTGAGTAACCAGACTTCATTATCAAGAAGCGAAAGCGCTGCTTTAATTGAAGCCTATTACAAAACATACCCAAGATTAAGATCTTATATCAATGAACAAATTGAATTTGCCCGCGAGAAAGGATATGTACAAACTATTTTAGGCCGTCGTCGTTATCTAAAAGACATTAATTCTGCAAATGCCGTAGTAAGAAGTGCAGCCGAACGAAATGCGGTTAATGCCCCAATTCAGGGAAGTGCTGCCGATGTGATTAAAATCGCAATGATCAACATTCATAAAAAATTACAGGAAGAAAACTGGAAATCTAAAATGCTTCTTCAGGTTCATGATGAGCTTGTGTTCGACGTTCACAATGATGAACTCGAAAAAATTCAGCCAATGATTAAACACGAAATGGAAAATGCTTTCAAAATGGCAGTTCCATTAGAAGTTGAGCTTGGTTTAGGGAAAGACTGGCTGGAAGCGCATTAG
- a CDS encoding response regulator transcription factor — protein MNILIVEDNKELAVEIYDFLCNAGYICKIANTCEDALEEFGSNDYDAMLLDLGLPDGDGFEVLQTVRKTQSKMAVIVLTARGELDDRINGLHLGADDYLTKPFALTELSARLFAVIRRIHGFTVNSLSVNGFLLQLQDYKVSYDGIPINLTKKEFDIFQYLVLNKNRVITRLQLTEHIWGDILEVNSDSNFIDVHVRNLRKKLDKHTSIDWFETVRNVGYRINE, from the coding sequence ATGAATATTTTGATTGTAGAGGATAATAAAGAACTGGCAGTAGAAATCTACGATTTTCTTTGTAATGCGGGGTATATCTGTAAGATTGCTAATACCTGCGAAGATGCCTTGGAAGAATTTGGAAGCAATGATTATGATGCTATGTTGCTGGATTTAGGTTTGCCGGACGGAGATGGATTTGAAGTGCTTCAAACGGTTCGAAAAACGCAGTCAAAAATGGCAGTAATCGTACTTACAGCCAGAGGAGAATTAGACGATAGAATAAATGGCCTGCATTTAGGAGCCGATGATTATTTGACTAAACCTTTTGCGCTTACAGAGCTGAGCGCGAGATTGTTTGCTGTAATACGCAGGATTCATGGCTTTACGGTGAATAGTTTAAGTGTTAATGGTTTTTTGTTGCAGCTTCAGGATTATAAAGTGAGTTATGATGGAATCCCGATCAATCTGACTAAAAAAGAATTTGATATTTTTCAATATCTGGTTTTAAATAAAAACAGAGTTATTACCCGATTACAATTAACAGAACATATTTGGGGAGATATCCTGGAGGTGAATTCAGATTCAAACTTTATTGATGTGCATGTTCGAAACCTTCGAAAAAAATTAGATAAACACACTTCAATAGATTGGTTTGAAACCGTTAGAAACGTGGGATATCGTATTAACGAGTAA
- a CDS encoding LacI family DNA-binding transcriptional regulator — MKAKATLKQIAKELGVSVSTVSKALNDSPEISEQTKVKIKEYAKLKNYKPNVIGLNLKNRKTKTIGVIIPNILNSFFAKVFSGIEKVADKKGYNVITCISNESLEKEVHTLEMLSNGTIDGFILSVSEEAQKLQDYNHFSAIINDGTPIVMFDRIADEVECDKVVVDDFDSALNSTQHLINLGCKNIALISSVDNLSVGKLRADGYLKALKDNNIPVNEKIILRTDSEEDMKAKIDGIFDSKIDGIFALDENDSVAALRVSLKKGYKVPEDISIIGFADGILASRRLSPSLTTVSQHGIEIGEVAAKRLIKRLEENEEETSDYETIVIKTVLKERESTRKVK, encoded by the coding sequence ATGAAAGCTAAAGCAACTCTAAAACAAATTGCGAAGGAACTTGGTGTTTCTGTGTCTACAGTGTCTAAAGCATTGAATGACAGTCCGGAAATTAGTGAGCAAACGAAGGTGAAGATTAAGGAGTATGCCAAACTCAAAAATTATAAACCCAATGTTATTGGTCTGAACTTAAAAAACCGTAAGACTAAAACAATTGGTGTAATTATACCTAATATATTAAACTCCTTTTTTGCTAAGGTTTTTAGCGGTATCGAAAAAGTAGCCGATAAAAAAGGATATAATGTAATCACTTGTATTTCTAATGAGTCTTTAGAAAAAGAAGTTCATACACTTGAAATGTTAAGTAACGGAACTATTGATGGCTTTATACTTTCGGTTTCAGAAGAAGCTCAAAAACTTCAGGATTACAATCATTTTTCTGCCATTATAAATGACGGAACTCCAATTGTAATGTTTGATCGTATTGCTGACGAAGTAGAATGTGATAAAGTAGTAGTAGACGATTTTGATTCTGCTTTAAATTCTACACAGCATTTAATTAATTTAGGATGTAAAAACATTGCCTTAATTTCTTCTGTAGATAATTTAAGTGTTGGAAAATTAAGAGCTGATGGATATTTGAAAGCTTTAAAAGACAATAATATTCCGGTAAACGAAAAAATTATCCTTCGTACCGATTCTGAAGAAGATATGAAAGCTAAAATTGATGGAATTTTTGATAGCAAAATCGATGGAATTTTTGCATTAGACGAAAATGATTCAGTTGCAGCGTTAAGAGTTAGTTTGAAAAAAGGATACAAGGTTCCTGAAGATATTTCGATAATTGGTTTTGCTGATGGAATTTTAGCTTCTAGACGTTTGTCACCAAGTTTAACAACAGTAAGCCAGCACGGAATTGAAATTGGTGAAGTTGCTGCCAAGAGGTTAATCAAAAGATTAGAAGAAAACGAAGAAGAAACTTCAGATTACGAAACAATCGTTATTAAGACGGTTTTGAAAGAAAGAGAATCGACTAGAAAAGTTAAATAA
- a CDS encoding ferritin-like domain-containing protein: MNILKFIETFTDDSLMRSTGSRRDSFNQFGNIGKNLALASIPFGLSAMANKALAKDITPTPATPIGALQFALTLEYLENEFYAMALDSGVIPALENGGRDLKVFQQIADHEADHVKFLIAGLGGTMSANFVPKPTFDFTVGGAFDPFNDYATFLALAQAFEDTGVRAYKGQAANLISAPDLLTAALQIHSVEARHASEVRRLRGLKGWISNAERGAGMPAATQAVYAGEDVIMQAGYNTAGLFGAAAGSEAYDEPLTTQQVVDIANLFIV; this comes from the coding sequence ATGAATATTTTAAAATTTATAGAAACCTTCACAGATGATAGTTTAATGAGAAGTACCGGTTCCAGAAGAGACAGTTTTAATCAGTTTGGAAATATCGGTAAAAATTTGGCACTGGCATCAATTCCTTTCGGATTATCTGCAATGGCAAATAAAGCACTGGCAAAAGACATCACTCCTACTCCGGCTACTCCAATTGGGGCTTTGCAATTTGCTTTAACATTAGAATACCTTGAAAATGAATTCTATGCCATGGCACTAGATTCAGGAGTAATTCCGGCATTAGAAAATGGCGGACGTGATTTAAAAGTTTTTCAACAAATTGCAGATCATGAAGCAGACCACGTAAAATTTTTAATTGCGGGACTAGGCGGTACAATGAGTGCCAATTTTGTTCCGAAACCAACTTTTGATTTTACTGTAGGAGGAGCATTTGATCCTTTTAATGATTATGCAACCTTTTTAGCATTGGCTCAGGCATTTGAAGATACAGGAGTGAGAGCTTACAAAGGACAGGCTGCCAATTTAATTTCAGCACCCGATTTATTAACGGCTGCCTTGCAAATACATTCTGTTGAAGCACGACACGCATCTGAAGTCAGAAGATTACGCGGCTTAAAGGGATGGATTTCTAATGCCGAGAGAGGAGCCGGAATGCCGGCAGCAACGCAAGCCGTATATGCTGGAGAAGATGTTATTATGCAGGCAGGGTATAATACTGCCGGTTTATTTGGAGCTGCCGCTGGATCAGAAGCTTACGACGAGCCTTTAACAACACAACAAGTTGTAGACATTGCAAATTTGTTTATTGTTTAA
- the rpsB gene encoding 30S ribosomal protein S2: MANKIEVKELLEAGVHFGHMTRKWDPNMAPYIYMERNGIHIINLYKTAAKIEEANEALKKIAASGRKILFVATKKQAKDIVADKAKAANMPYITERWPGGMLTNFVTIRKAVKKMSSIDKMKKDGTFMTLSKKERLQVDRLRAKLEKNLGSIADMSRLPAALFVVDIKAEHIAIKEAQKLNIPVFAMVDTNSDPREVDYVIPANDDASKSIDKILSLVTTAVIEGLSDRGSEKEVEVAEEAAPAAEAEAAPATEE; the protein is encoded by the coding sequence ATGGCAAACAAAATAGAAGTAAAAGAATTACTAGAAGCAGGTGTTCACTTCGGACACATGACTAGAAAATGGGATCCTAATATGGCTCCTTACATTTATATGGAGCGTAATGGAATTCACATTATCAATCTATATAAAACTGCAGCTAAAATTGAAGAAGCTAATGAAGCTTTGAAAAAAATCGCTGCATCAGGTAGAAAAATCTTATTCGTAGCTACCAAAAAACAAGCAAAAGACATCGTTGCTGATAAAGCAAAAGCTGCAAACATGCCTTACATCACTGAAAGATGGCCAGGTGGAATGCTAACTAACTTCGTAACTATCAGAAAGGCAGTTAAAAAAATGTCTTCTATTGATAAAATGAAGAAAGATGGTACTTTCATGACGTTATCTAAAAAAGAGCGTTTGCAAGTTGATCGTTTACGTGCTAAATTAGAGAAAAACTTAGGTTCAATTGCTGATATGTCTAGACTACCTGCAGCATTGTTCGTAGTAGATATCAAAGCTGAACACATCGCAATAAAAGAAGCACAAAAATTAAACATTCCAGTTTTCGCAATGGTTGATACTAATTCTGACCCAAGAGAGGTTGATTATGTAATTCCAGCAAATGATGATGCTTCTAAATCAATTGACAAAATTTTATCTTTAGTAACTACTGCAGTAATCGAAGGTCTTTCTGACAGAGGTTCTGAAAAAGAAGTTGAAGTAGCTGAAGAAGCTGCTCCTGCTGCTGAGGCTGAAGCTGCTCCTGCAACTGAAGAATAA
- a CDS encoding ferritin-like domain-containing protein — MKNEVKIHEVDPSLNNRRSFLKLSGLTLVGAGLVLAGCSDNNNEDNMQDNSLPGIKNGVFDLGSGDFGVLTYAYALEQLEADFYTKVVNSTNFNATFSDIERQVLTDLYYHEVIHRDFFKAALTGALPDPSSQLLPSLAFNYGSLNFSSRNEVLATAKALEDTGVAAYNGAGRLIKSADYLLLAGKIVSVEARHASAIRSLINPNSKDFAGDDIINTSTGLDVAKDPSKILPIAGGFITTKFTAQYLP; from the coding sequence ATGAAAAACGAAGTTAAAATTCATGAAGTTGATCCTTCACTGAATAACAGAAGAAGCTTTCTTAAGCTTAGTGGCTTAACATTAGTTGGTGCAGGTTTGGTTCTGGCTGGTTGCAGCGACAATAATAATGAAGACAATATGCAGGACAATTCCCTGCCCGGAATAAAAAACGGAGTATTTGACTTAGGCTCCGGAGATTTTGGCGTACTTACCTATGCCTATGCTTTAGAACAACTTGAAGCTGATTTTTATACAAAAGTTGTAAATTCTACAAATTTCAATGCTACTTTCAGTGATATTGAACGTCAGGTTTTAACTGACTTATATTATCACGAAGTAATTCATCGTGATTTTTTTAAAGCTGCTTTAACAGGAGCTCTTCCTGACCCAAGTTCACAATTGCTTCCCTCCTTAGCATTCAATTACGGTTCTTTAAACTTTAGCAGCCGCAATGAAGTTCTAGCCACTGCAAAGGCTCTTGAAGACACTGGAGTTGCCGCATACAACGGTGCGGGCAGACTAATTAAAAGTGCTGACTATTTATTATTAGCCGGAAAAATAGTTTCTGTTGAAGCCCGACACGCTTCTGCGATTAGAAGTTTAATTAACCCAAATTCTAAAGATTTTGCTGGTGACGATATTATAAATACATCAACCGGACTAGATGTTGCAAAAGATCCATCTAAAATTCTGCCAATTGCAGGAGGATTTATTACTACAAAATTTACTGCTCAATACCTACCTTAA
- the rpsI gene encoding 30S ribosomal protein S9 translates to MGVIHKIGRRKTAVARVYVSEGTGKITVNKKEFATYFPTATLQYKVLQPMSMTENVNNFDVKVNVYGGGSTGQAEAVRMALARAMCEANIENRAILKPEGLLTRDPRMVERKKFGQKKARKRFQFSKR, encoded by the coding sequence ATGGGAGTTATTCACAAAATCGGTAGAAGAAAAACCGCTGTTGCACGTGTATATGTTTCTGAAGGAACAGGAAAAATCACTGTAAACAAAAAAGAATTCGCAACTTACTTTCCAACTGCAACTTTACAATACAAAGTTTTACAACCAATGTCTATGACAGAAAATGTAAACAACTTTGATGTAAAAGTAAACGTTTACGGAGGTGGTTCAACTGGTCAGGCAGAAGCTGTAAGAATGGCATTAGCTCGTGCAATGTGCGAAGCTAACATCGAAAACAGAGCTATCCTTAAACCAGAAGGTTTATTAACAAGAGACCCAAGAATGGTTGAACGTAAGAAATTCGGTCAGAAGAAAGCTCGTAAGAGATTCCAATTCTCTAAACGTTAA